The following are encoded together in the Oncorhynchus gorbuscha isolate QuinsamMale2020 ecotype Even-year linkage group LG03, OgorEven_v1.0, whole genome shotgun sequence genome:
- the LOC124031787 gene encoding oxysterol-binding protein-related protein 2-like produces the protein MNNDDEFYDAVTGLDSDESYEGASEASFKDAGVYDVTPRSNGSTSPENGIRKRRTTLPAPMFSRNNFSVWGILKKCIGLELSKITMPIVFNEPLSFLQRITEYMEHTYLINKACLLSDSIERMQAVAAFAVSAVASQWDRTGKPFNPLLGETYELTREDQGYRLISEQVSHHPPVSAFHAESMVGDFVFHGSIYPKLKFWGKSVEAEPKGTITLELLKHGEVYTWTNPFCCVHNVILGKLWIEQYGTVEILNHSTGDKCVLNFKPCGMFGKELHRVEGYIQDKSKKKLCVIYGKWTECMWSVDPQTYESNKKAEKKADSKKQKSPEEPEGVDGDDADNMPEVLETVAVIPGSTLLWRISSRPQHSAQMYNFTNFAMSLNELEPGMQATLAPTDCRLRPDIRAMENGDMDQASREKERLEEKQRSARKDRSKDEEEWSTRWFQSGTNPYTSSQDWLYKGGYFDRKYSDLPDIY, from the exons ATGAACAACGATGATGAATTCTACGACGCCGTAACAG GCTTGGACTCTGATGAGTCGTATGAGGGCGCGTCGGAGGCCAGTTTTAAAGACGCAGGGGTGTACGACGTCACCCCGAGGAGCAATGGCTCCACATCACCGGAGAACGGAATCAGGAAGCGCAG gacaacgctacctgccccaatgttcTCCAGGAACAACTTCAGTGTGTGGGGCATTCTGAAGAAATGCATTGGACTG gagctGTCCAAGATCACCATGCCCATCGTGTTCAACGAGCCCCTGAGCTTCCTCCAGCGGATCACGGAGTACATGGAGCACACATACCTCATCAACAAAGCCTGCTTGCTGTCCGACTCCATAGAGCGCATGCAG GCGGTAGCTGCTTTTGCCGTGTCGGCCGTGGCGTCGCAGTGGGACAGGACTGGAAAGCCCTTCAACCCTCTGCTAGGAGAGACCTATGAACTAACGCG CGAGGACCAGGGCTACAGGCTGATCTCGGAGCAGGTCAGCCACCACCCCCCTGTCAGTGCCTTCCATGCTGAGAGCATGGTCGGGGACTTTGTCTTCCATGGCTCCATCTACCCCAAACTCAAGTTCTGGGGCAAGAGTGTGGAGGCTGAGCCCAAGGGAACTATCACACTAGAACTCCTCAA gcaCGGTGAGGTCTATACGTGGACCAACCCTTTCTGCTGTGTACACAATGTCATCCTGGGCAAACTGTGGATCGAGCAGTATGGCACTGTAGAAATCCTCAACCACAG TACTGGAGATAAGTGTGTGCTGAACTTCAAGCCGTGTGGCATGTTTGGCAAGGAGCTGCACAGGGTGGAGGGCTACATTCAAGATAAGAG TAAAAAGAAGCTTTGTGTGATCTATGGGAAGTGGACCGAGTGCATGTGGAGCGTGGACCCCCAGACGTACGAGTCCAACAAGAAGGCTGAGAAGAAGGCAGACTCTAAGAAACAGAAGAGTCCG GAGGAGCCTGAGGGGGTCGACGGCGACGATGCAGACAACATGCCTGAGGTCCTGGAGACGGTAGCTGTGATCCCTGGCAGCACCCTGCTGTGGAGGATATCGTCACGACCCCAACACTCTGCTCAG ATGTATAACTTCACTAACTTTGCCATGTCACTGAATGAGCTGGAGCCTGGTATGCAGGCCACCCTGGCCCCCACAGACTGCCGCCTGCGGCCCGACATCAGAGCCATGGAGAATGGAGATATGG ATCAGGCCAGTcgagagaaggagaggctggaggagaaaCAGAGGTCGGCACGAAAAGACCGTTCCAAGGACGAGGAGGAATGGTCCACTCG ATGGTTCCAGTCAGGTACAAACCCCTACACGTCCTCTCAGGACTGGCTCTACAAAGGGGGCTACTTTGATAGGAAATACTCAGACCTTCCTGATATCTACTGA